TTCGATCAACTCGCCTCGGTCGATAATGCCGATATTACGGCACAGGCTTTCGGCTTCTTCCAGATAGTGGGTGGTGAGGATGATGGTTGTGCCATCCGCGTTGAGTTTGCGCAGGAATTCCCACATCGAGCGACGGATTTCGATGTCAACGCCAGCGGTGGGTTCGTCGAGGATTAGCAGGCGCGGTTGGTGAATGAGCGAACGCGCAATCATTAAGCGGCGTTTCATGCCACCGGAGAGGGTGCGGGCTTGATCGCGGGCTTTTTCCCACAAGCCGAGTTGCTTGAGCAAGACTTCGGCGCGAGCAAAGGCTTCCGCACGGGGAATGCCGTAATAGCCGCCCTGATTCACGAGGATTTCGACGACTGGCTCGAAAATATTGAAGTTGAATTCTTGCGGGACTAGCCCGATGTGCGCTTTGGCTTGTTCGCGTTGGGTGTCGAGGTCGTAGCCGAAAATGCTGACTTTGCCTGCGGTTTTGTTCACCAAGGAGCTGGCAATACCGATGGTGGTGGATTTACCAGCGCCGTTCGCACCGAGCAGGGCGAAGAAGTCGCCTTGTTCCACGCGCAAGTCGATGCCTTTGAGGGCGGTGAAGCCGTTGCCGTAGGTTTTTTGTAAGCCTTGAATGTCGAGAGCCGTCGTCATGGTGGTTTTTCTGTTGAAAACGAAACGCGAATGTTACCACGTATCTCACGGGTGAGGTTTTGTTGTGACATAATGCGCGACATTATGAAATTGTATGATCTGTTTGCGAAATGGAAAGCTCAACATTGGGTGCACTGGCTGTGGCGCGTGCCATTGCTGCTGTTCATGGCATTGTGTGTGTGGTTGCTGATTTTTCGTTGGCTGCCAGTGCCGACGTCGGCGTTTATGTTGCGCCAAGATGTGGTGGCAATCTTTAGCGCGGAAACGCCGTTTGTGCGCCATGACTGGGTGAGTTTGGCGGAGATTCCGCGCCACATGCAAATTGCAGTGATTGCGTCGGAAGACCAGCGTTTTGCGGAGCATTGGGGCATTGATGTGGCGGCAACGGAGGCGGCGATTCGGGCGGAAATGCGCGGGCGTGGCAAAGGTGGCGGCAGCACGATTACCCAGCAGTTGGTGAAAAACCTGTTCCTGTGGGAAGGGCGGAGTTATCTGCGCAAGGGCTTGGAGTGGGGTATTGCGGGTTTGATGGAAATCTTCTGGTCGAAAGAGCGGATTTTGGAGGTTTACCTGAATACCGCGCAGTTTGGTAAGGCGGATTATGGCGTGGGGGCGGCAAGTGCGAATTTGCTGCATAAGCCGGTGGGTAAGCTGGGGGCGGCGGAGGCGGCGTTGCTGGCGGCGGTGTTGCCTGCGCCGAGTAAATACAGCGCGGTGAAGCCGTCGGGGTATGTGCGAGCGCGGCAGGGGCGGATTATGCGGCAGATGCGTTCGATTGGTGGGGCGGCGTATTTGCAGCGTTTGGATTGAGTGGCG
The sequence above is drawn from the Thiothrix subterranea genome and encodes:
- a CDS encoding ABC transporter ATP-binding protein; its protein translation is MTTALDIQGLQKTYGNGFTALKGIDLRVEQGDFFALLGANGAGKSTTIGIASSLVNKTAGKVSIFGYDLDTQREQAKAHIGLVPQEFNFNIFEPVVEILVNQGGYYGIPRAEAFARAEVLLKQLGLWEKARDQARTLSGGMKRRLMIARSLIHQPRLLILDEPTAGVDIEIRRSMWEFLRKLNADGTTIILTTHYLEEAESLCRNIGIIDRGELIENTSMKQLLNRLDTESYVFDLASPVDALPTTSNLCHFTLQDPTTVEVVFHKEHYSLNKVFAFLNEHGVIVNSMRNKTNRLEQLFMDLVENNKQ
- the mtgA gene encoding monofunctional biosynthetic peptidoglycan transglycosylase, which codes for MKLYDLFAKWKAQHWVHWLWRVPLLLFMALCVWLLIFRWLPVPTSAFMLRQDVVAIFSAETPFVRHDWVSLAEIPRHMQIAVIASEDQRFAEHWGIDVAATEAAIRAEMRGRGKGGGSTITQQLVKNLFLWEGRSYLRKGLEWGIAGLMEIFWSKERILEVYLNTAQFGKADYGVGAASANLLHKPVGKLGAAEAALLAAVLPAPSKYSAVKPSGYVRARQGRIMRQMRSIGGAAYLQRLD